In Phaeodactylum tricornutum CCAP 1055/1 chromosome 32, whole genome shotgun sequence, a single window of DNA contains:
- a CDS encoding predicted protein, with protein ASDAEGLAYLASNRAQPGVIELPSGLQYKPLVNGTGAYHPGASTPCSCHYAGTLLDGSTFDSSYDRDEPTTFAPNQVIAGWTEAMQRMVQGDQWELYIPSELAYGERGSPPRIPPNAVLIFRIEILEIL; from the coding sequence GCGAGTGACGCCGAAGGCCTCGCGTATCTGGCTTCCAACCGGGCCCAACCCGGAGTCATCGAGTTGCCTTCCGGTTTGCAGTACAAGCCACTGGTCAATGGGACGGGCGCCTACCATCCCGGTGCCTCCACACCCTGTTCCTGTCACTACGCCGGAACCTTGCTGGATGGAAGCACCTTTGACAGTTCCTACGATCGCGACGAACCCACCACGTTCGCACCCAATCAAGTCATTGCCGGATGGACCGAAGCCATGCAGCGTATGGTGCAAGGCGACCAGTGGGAACTCTACATTCCTTCCGAACTCGCGTACGGTGAACGCGGCAGTCCACCGCGCATTCCCCCCAACGCCGTCCTCATCTTTCGTATAGAAATCTTGGAAATTCTG